One window from the genome of Schistocerca piceifrons isolate TAMUIC-IGC-003096 chromosome 1, iqSchPice1.1, whole genome shotgun sequence encodes:
- the LOC124781499 gene encoding uncharacterized protein LOC124781499, with amino-acid sequence MLPYTSQPQVGCRPSYPSQAQARLLPSYQNRGQMEQLLLKQIPQQDSYLRSNHCQLPSYQTQQQYGSLLSSQIHTMPNHITQGQAVNGHQSSNQSLRSSQNLSKTGNVPANQSQTHWAHVSLNSNSVRAGYMPLKQPQVGSIPANVNQPHFESSHVRDLQVKRGCQIPAYVSQLQTGHQTAGQENLNHQQLNRTFQQMSHSTTQASQVSPVHTQATQMIHQRKLRQIAPNFEQTRSMVATVPQGVQLPPYTVHVSQVPANPTNTAVMGHMTANCGMTGLVLSQQIAAVPSSSKVLAGLCFSGAQSVTVQSGTTSTTLISTHQNTFQSAPNVNSIRRQGSSHSEGRIGYQGTETSLPSYMSSSVEDQGNHLSCLAVGQDCGVKETQSADENRSFANLPALGRQTENQQDVRLQCIEHQSNKTSSVIQNNRASNSRSQQKITSTSHVNVIGGSQQTIPSGTQGTGSHGSTVSSAKIITAEPQSAEVIFPRAADSNGVNSQVQKPYRTAAVCEIPNSSRPVICNTMSQNSVAGSSGECSHQRVHISRRHPNILSTQSTNPKDPSSHVSTSAKQSGMLYVTSSENNEVPTNSSVPSLQKAATSQSQLVFRTLGILRRGSSDPAVSVSSTDSLERDTLVTSADKDQHASRVKLPQTVVSNNAKDSSPSVRAEADKLSQQIYTDTIATSASTRTDIIKSGSTSCPAVSPRASVPHDHAPHSHSVCVSSNADSANEGNLLHSVEHPDVLNVSRATGVKPSIPPLTQCDRHTGQSPVTVKDTNTSSTSYNSSCLLQPANEENTEICHNFQASAVQMKIPVSSSDISYSPQLFGGCKTQSNHEKASIPNSVTCNNVSLSSGASSSIGPPIMNCKNNTYLEKLSGAHAMTSCIASVNIVSISAAKTVSSGNGMDTNNSSITEKQGNASSAVISSKEAESCKNLSHQPERTQKIQGNTPGESKTADGANGNMSTVRVETISNTGANKSVAPKTDEVVQESKKQMSEIFDSDYFPAANAVQLKHILTSGSMSNVTDDMEEMDVKEFVESDLSVNSEMSLKLMSRVCFDNKKELTSDSAYLEIMDGRNQCAQTVSAGVNIVNKKNNVPLEKKSGVNIDTPAVKGSAVSEDTALNCATKAVSPGYDADGENSFLTEKRENTMSKLRSPCIVSSRQSQSSDLDNSESEITVVNCLSEDDDIEIIEDCSPVQFLGYKFAKVGVATKTTSRSQHISGVAPADSFTKHISSKSEDISCVNETQEAVGDNTSAKTGSKDTNNETSESQCLKIVSVVSLTSEAMEESEIQWPSSPEPRTVSRDSGYTTPSEGAVHDAQEIHIDGDVHCAFCDNTAQILCTGCYITCYCSADCQARHWREVHYEECKQQNAVGNNQAH; translated from the exons ATGCTTCCATACACGAGCCAGCCACAGGTGGGTTGCAGGCCTTCATACCCGAGCCAGGCGCAAGCAAGACTGCTCCCTTCATACCAGAACAGAGGGCAGATGGAACAGCTGCTTCTGAAACAGATCCCGCAGCAAGACAGCTACTTGCGTTCGAACCATTGTCAACTGCCTTCCTATCAAACACAGCAGCAATATGGAAGTCTGCTTTCAAGTCAAATTCATACAATGCCTAACCACATCACTCAGGGCCAGGCTGTAAATGGACACCAATCTTCAAATCAGAGCTTGCGTTCAAGTCAGAATCTTTCCAAAACTGGAAACGTACCTGCAAATCAGAGTCAGACGCATTGGGCGCATGTGTCTTTGAACTCAAACTCTGTCCGAGCTGGATATATGCCTTTGAAACAGCCTCAGGTTGGGAGTATACCTGCAAATGTAAATCAGCCTCACTTTGAGTCTTCACATGTGAGGGATTTACAGGTCAAGCGAGGCTGTCAAATACCTGCATATGTGAGTCAGTTGCAGACTGGACACCAAACTGCAGGTCAAGAAAATTTGAACCATCAACAACTAAACCGAACATTCCAGCAAATGTCACACAGTACTACACAAGCTAGTCAAGTGTCTCCTGTTCATACGCAAGCCACTCAGATGATACACCAACGAAAGCTTCGCCAAATAGCTCCTAATTTTGAGCAAACTCGGAGTATGGTAGCGACTGTGCCACAGGGTGTACAGTTACCACCCTACACAGTTCATGTGAGCCAAGTTCCTGCTAATCCCACAAATACAGCAGTTATGGGACACATGACTGCAAATTGTGGAATGACAGGTCTTGTTCTCTCACAACAGATTGCAGCTGTTCCCTCTTCTTCGAAAGTACTGGCTGGTTTATGTTTTTCTGGTGCACAGTCTGTCACTGTTCAGAGTGGAACAACCAGCACGACTCTCATTAGTACTCATCAGAATACATTTCAGAGTGCACCAAATGTTAATTCTATAAGGAGACAAGGCAGTAGTCACTCGGAAGGAAGAATTGGGTATCAAGGAACAGAGACGTCATTACCTTCATATATGTCTTCAAGTGTTGAAGATCAAGGTAACCATTTGTCATGCCTAGCTGTAGGGCAGGATTGTGGAGTGAAAGAAACACAGTCAGCAGATGAAAATAGGAGCTTTGCAAATTTACCAGCACTTGGTAGACAAACAGAAAACCAGCAAGATGTTAGACTACAGTGTATTGAGCACCAGAGTAACAAAACCTCTTCTGTTATCCAGAACAATAGAGCCTCAAATAGCAGATCACAACAGAAAATTACATCTACTTCTCATGTTAATGTAATAGGTGGAAGTCAACAGACAATACCTTCAGGAACCCAGGGAACTGGAAGCCATGGAagcactgtatcatctgcaaaaatcataacTGCTGAACCTCAGAGTGCTGAAGTTATTTTTCCACGAGCTGCAGATAGTAATGGTGTGAATTCACAGGTACAGAAGCCATATAGAACAGCTGCTGTGTGTGAAATACCAAACAGTTCACGGCCAGTCATTTGTAACACGATGTCACAGAACAGTGTGGCAGGGTCTTCTGGAGAATGTTCACACCAACGGGTCCATATCTCAAGACGACACCCTAATATTTTAAGTACGCAATCTACAAATCCAAAGGATCCGTCATCCCATGTTAGTACTTCTGCAAAACAAAGTGGCATGCTTTATGTAACAAGTTCTGAAAATAATGAAGTTCCTACTAATAGTTCTGTTCCTAGTCTACAGAAAGCTGCTACATCACAGTCACAGTTGGTATTTAGAACTCTGGGAATTTTGAGACGTGGAAGTTCTGATCCTGCAGTGTCAGTGTCAAGTACAGATTCTTTGGAGAGAGACACTCTGGTTACTAGTGCAGATAAGGACCAGCATGCATCCCGTGTAAAGCTACCACAGACTGTTGTTTCTAATAATGCTAAGGATAGCTCTCCATCCGTGAGAGCAGAAGCAGATAAATTATCACAGCAGATTTATACTGACACGATAGCTACATCTGCATCAACTCGAACGGATATAATTAAGAGTGGAAGTACTTCATGTCCGGCTGTTAGCCCACGTGCTTCAGTTCCACATGATCATGCACCTCATTCACATTCAGTATGTGTTAGTAGTAATGCAGATTCAGCAAATGAAGGCAACCTGTTACATTCTGTAGAACACCCTGATGTGCTTAATGTTTCACGTGCAACAGGTGTAAAACCAAGTATACCACCATTGACTCAGTGTGATAGACATACAGGACAGAGTCCTGTTACTGTGAAAGACACAAACACCTCTTCCACAAGTTATAACAGCAGTTGTTTACTGCAACCTGCAAATGAGGAAAATACTGAAATATGCCACAATTTTCAGGCAAGTGCTGTGCAAATGAAAATCCCAGTATCATCTAGTGACATTTCATATTCTCCACAGTTATTTGGTGGCTGTAAAACACAATCTAATCATGAGAAGGCATCTATCCCCAACAGTGTAACATGCAACAATGTCAGTCTCAGTTCTGGAGCTTCGTCCTCTATCGGTCCACCAATAATGAACTGTAAAAACAATACATACTTGGAAAAATTGAGTGGTGCACATGCAATGACGAGCTGTATTGCCTCTGTAAATATTGTTTCAATTTCTGCTGCTAAGACCGTGTCTTCTGGGAATGGTATGGACACAAACAATTCTTCTATAACTGAAAAACAAGGGAATGCATCTTCAGCTGTTATTAGTTCAAAAGAGGCGGAGAGCTGTAAGAATTTGTCACATCAGCCAGAGAGGACACAGAAGATACAGGGAAACACCCCCGGTGAGTCAAAAACAGCCGATGGTGCCAATGGAAACATGTCCACTGTGAGGGTAGAGACTATTTCTAACACTGGTGCCAATAAAAGTGTTGCTCCTAAGACAGATGAGGTAGTCCAGGAAAGCAAGAAACAGATGAGTGAGATTTTTGACAGTGACTACTTTCCAGCAGCAAATGCTGTGCAGCTTAAGCATATCTTAACTTCTGGAAGTATGTCTAATGTGACAGATGATATGGAAGAGATGGATGTCAAAGAATTTGTAGAAAGTGATCTTTCAGTTAATTCAGAAATGTCCTTAAAACTAATGTCTCGAGTTTGCTTTGACAACAAGAAAGAGCTCACCTCAGATTCAGCATATTTAGAAATTATGGACGGGAGGAACCAGTGTGCTCAAACTGTTTCAGCTGGTGTGAATATTGTCAACAAAAAAAATAATGTGCCTTTAGAGAAGAAAAGTGGAGTGAACATTGATACACCTGCAGTGAAAGGGTCTGCTGTTTCTGAAGATACTGCTTTGAATTGTGCCACCAAGGCAGTGTCTCCTGGATATGATGCAGATGGAGAGAATTCATTCTTAACTGAAAAAAGAGAGAACACGATGTCAAAATTAAGAAGTCCTTGTATTGTTAGCTCTAGACAGTCACAGAGTTCTGATTTGGATAATTCAGAGTCCgaaataacagttgtaaactgtttgTCTGAAGATGATGATATTGAGATCATTGAAGATTGTAGTCCTGTACAGTTCCTAGGCTACAAATTTGCAAAAGTTGGAGTAGCCACAAAAACAACTTCACGGAGCCAACATATCAGTGGTGTAGCTCCTGCAGACTCATTTACCAAACATATCTCTTCAAAATCTGAAGACATCAGTTGTGTCAATGAGACACAAGAAGCA GTTGGTGACAATACTTCAGCAAAGACTGGAAGCAAAGATACGAATAATGAAACTTCAGAGTCACAATGTCTCAAAATAGTATCTGTTGTATCGCTGACGTCAGAAGCTATGGAGGAAAGTGAAATCCAG